A genomic region of Zea mays cultivar B73 chromosome 6, Zm-B73-REFERENCE-NAM-5.0, whole genome shotgun sequence contains the following coding sequences:
- the LOC100191988 gene encoding root hair specific 17 isoform X1 gives MRRALGRETLLRRHRGSALLWLAVTALVTGTICLWSSFSVGLLSTYRVQDVVANELWRTVDSNGWRASSAPRICWPPPPAESESNGYLRVWCNGGLTQQRSAICNAVVVARIMNATLVLPELDTNSFWHDESGFVDIYDVPHFINTLKYDVRIVMSIPKITAQGKTKKLKAYKILPPRDAPVTWYRTTALERLRKYGAIYLTPFSHRLAEKIDDPEFQRLRCRVNYHALRFKPSIMKTSSDIANKLHSEGHFMSIHLRFELDVLAYAGCFDIFTPEEQEILLRHRNKYFPLLLRYWGKYFPGNTPDYRERRLIGKCPLTPEEVGLILRATGFDNSTWIYLAPGKLFGGKHFMKPFKAMFPRLKNHSMIRSGKLEENIRGLAGSAVDYMVCLLSDIFIYDGPSNFADNLMGHRLYYGFRTTITPNKKALARIFMDREEGHTSAFEERVRQVMLTHFGAPHKRIHPESFYTNPWPECFCQTKARNHADRCPHNSVNDVLESWFHNKEDVEVEATNQTDSTS, from the exons ATGCGCAG GGCCCTCGGCAGAGAGACGTTACTGCGCCGGCACCGTGGATCGGCACTGCTGTGGCTAGCTGTAACGGCACTGGTCACAGGCACCATCTGCCTCTGGTCGTCCTTCTCCGTTGGCCTCCTCAGCACCTACAGGGTCCAG GATGTTGTTGCAAATGAGTTGTGGAGAACCGTAGATTCAAATGGTTGGAGAGCATCTTCTGCACCACGCATCTGTTGGCCTC CCCCACCAGCTGAATCTGAGAGCAATGGGTACTTGCGTGTCTGGTGCAACGGCGGCTTGACCCAACAACGCAGTGCA ATATGTAATGCTGTTGTCGTAGCACGAATCATGAATGCTACACTAGTGCTGCCAGAGTTAGACACAAATTCATTTTGGCACGATGAGAG TGGTTTTGTAGATATATATGATGTTCCCCACTTCATCAACACATTGAAATATGATGTTCGAATTGTCATGAGCATTCCAAAAATCACTGCACAAGGAAAGACCAAGAAGCTCAAAGCATATAAG ATTTTACCTCCTAGAGATGCACCCGTTACTTGGTACAGAACAACTGCTTTGGAGAGACTAAGGAAGTATGGTGCAATATATTTAACTCCATTTTCACACCGTTTGGCAGAAAAAATTGATGATCCAGAGTTCCAGAGATTGAGATGCAGGGTGAATTATCACGCACTACGATTTAAGCCAAGTATCATGAAAACAAGTAGTGATATAGCGAATAAGCTCCATTCAGAAGGCCATTTCATGTCAATTCATCTTCGGTTTGAGCTGGATGTGCTTGCATATGCTGG GTGCTTCGACATATTCACACCTGAAGAACAGGAAATCCTGTTGAGGCATCGGAACAAATATTTTCCATTGCTGTTGAGGTATTGGGGCAAATATTTTCCAGGAAACACACCTGACTACAGGGAAAGAAGGCTCATTGGAAAGTGCCCTTTAACTCCAGAAGAG GTAGGTCTTATTCTACGTGCTACGGGATTTGATAACTCAACATGGATTTACCTTGCTCCTGGCAAGCTCTTTGGTGGGAAACACTTCATGAAGCCATTCAAGGCTATGTTTCCACGTCTTAAAAACCATAGTATGATCAGAAGTGGAAAGCTGGAAGAAAATATCCGAGGGCTAGCAGGGTCAGCAGTTGATTACATGGTCTGTCTCCTGTCGGACATTTTTATATATGATGGTCCGAGCAACTTCGCAGACAATCTCATGGGTCATCGTCTATACTATGGTTTCCGAACCACGATCACACCAAACAAGAAGGCCCTTGCTCGGATATTCATGGACAGGGAGGAAGGGCACACATCTGCATTTGAGGAGAGGGTCAGGCAGGTCATGCTCACCCATTTTGGCGCCCCCCACAAGCGCATCCATCCAGAGTCTTTCTACACAAACCCATGGCCAGAGTGCTTCTGCCAGACGAAAGCTAGGAATCATGCTGACCGGTGCCCACACAACAGTGTAAATGATGTCCTTGAAAGTTGGTTCCATAATAAAGAAGATGTAGAAGTGGAAGCTACTAATCAAACTGACTCCACCAGCTAA
- the LOC100191988 gene encoding root hair specific 17 isoform X2, giving the protein MRRALGRETLLRRHRGSALLWLAVTALVTGTICLWSSFSVGLLSTYRVQDVVANELWRTVDSNGWRASSAPRICWPPPPAESESNGYLRVWCNGGLTQQRSAICNAVVVARIMNATLVLPELDTNSFWHDESGFVDIYDVPHFINTLKYDVRIVMSIPKITAQGKTKKLKAYKILPPRDAPVTWYRTTALERLRKVNYHALRFKPSIMKTSSDIANKLHSEGHFMSIHLRFELDVLAYAGCFDIFTPEEQEILLRHRNKYFPLLLRYWGKYFPGNTPDYRERRLIGKCPLTPEEVGLILRATGFDNSTWIYLAPGKLFGGKHFMKPFKAMFPRLKNHSMIRSGKLEENIRGLAGSAVDYMVCLLSDIFIYDGPSNFADNLMGHRLYYGFRTTITPNKKALARIFMDREEGHTSAFEERVRQVMLTHFGAPHKRIHPESFYTNPWPECFCQTKARNHADRCPHNSVNDVLESWFHNKEDVEVEATNQTDSTS; this is encoded by the exons ATGCGCAG GGCCCTCGGCAGAGAGACGTTACTGCGCCGGCACCGTGGATCGGCACTGCTGTGGCTAGCTGTAACGGCACTGGTCACAGGCACCATCTGCCTCTGGTCGTCCTTCTCCGTTGGCCTCCTCAGCACCTACAGGGTCCAG GATGTTGTTGCAAATGAGTTGTGGAGAACCGTAGATTCAAATGGTTGGAGAGCATCTTCTGCACCACGCATCTGTTGGCCTC CCCCACCAGCTGAATCTGAGAGCAATGGGTACTTGCGTGTCTGGTGCAACGGCGGCTTGACCCAACAACGCAGTGCA ATATGTAATGCTGTTGTCGTAGCACGAATCATGAATGCTACACTAGTGCTGCCAGAGTTAGACACAAATTCATTTTGGCACGATGAGAG TGGTTTTGTAGATATATATGATGTTCCCCACTTCATCAACACATTGAAATATGATGTTCGAATTGTCATGAGCATTCCAAAAATCACTGCACAAGGAAAGACCAAGAAGCTCAAAGCATATAAG ATTTTACCTCCTAGAGATGCACCCGTTACTTGGTACAGAACAACTGCTTTGGAGAGACTAAGGAA GGTGAATTATCACGCACTACGATTTAAGCCAAGTATCATGAAAACAAGTAGTGATATAGCGAATAAGCTCCATTCAGAAGGCCATTTCATGTCAATTCATCTTCGGTTTGAGCTGGATGTGCTTGCATATGCTGG GTGCTTCGACATATTCACACCTGAAGAACAGGAAATCCTGTTGAGGCATCGGAACAAATATTTTCCATTGCTGTTGAGGTATTGGGGCAAATATTTTCCAGGAAACACACCTGACTACAGGGAAAGAAGGCTCATTGGAAAGTGCCCTTTAACTCCAGAAGAG GTAGGTCTTATTCTACGTGCTACGGGATTTGATAACTCAACATGGATTTACCTTGCTCCTGGCAAGCTCTTTGGTGGGAAACACTTCATGAAGCCATTCAAGGCTATGTTTCCACGTCTTAAAAACCATAGTATGATCAGAAGTGGAAAGCTGGAAGAAAATATCCGAGGGCTAGCAGGGTCAGCAGTTGATTACATGGTCTGTCTCCTGTCGGACATTTTTATATATGATGGTCCGAGCAACTTCGCAGACAATCTCATGGGTCATCGTCTATACTATGGTTTCCGAACCACGATCACACCAAACAAGAAGGCCCTTGCTCGGATATTCATGGACAGGGAGGAAGGGCACACATCTGCATTTGAGGAGAGGGTCAGGCAGGTCATGCTCACCCATTTTGGCGCCCCCCACAAGCGCATCCATCCAGAGTCTTTCTACACAAACCCATGGCCAGAGTGCTTCTGCCAGACGAAAGCTAGGAATCATGCTGACCGGTGCCCACACAACAGTGTAAATGATGTCCTTGAAAGTTGGTTCCATAATAAAGAAGATGTAGAAGTGGAAGCTACTAATCAAACTGACTCCACCAGCTAA
- the LOC100191988 gene encoding root hair specific 17 isoform X3 has protein sequence MGLPADCMLLLKDVVANELWRTVDSNGWRASSAPRICWPPPPAESESNGYLRVWCNGGLTQQRSAICNAVVVARIMNATLVLPELDTNSFWHDESGFVDIYDVPHFINTLKYDVRIVMSIPKITAQGKTKKLKAYKILPPRDAPVTWYRTTALERLRKYGAIYLTPFSHRLAEKIDDPEFQRLRCRVNYHALRFKPSIMKTSSDIANKLHSEGHFMSIHLRFELDVLAYAGCFDIFTPEEQEILLRHRNKYFPLLLRYWGKYFPGNTPDYRERRLIGKCPLTPEEVGLILRATGFDNSTWIYLAPGKLFGGKHFMKPFKAMFPRLKNHSMIRSGKLEENIRGLAGSAVDYMVCLLSDIFIYDGPSNFADNLMGHRLYYGFRTTITPNKKALARIFMDREEGHTSAFEERVRQVMLTHFGAPHKRIHPESFYTNPWPECFCQTKARNHADRCPHNSVNDVLESWFHNKEDVEVEATNQTDSTS, from the exons ATGGGCTTACCTGCAGACTGCA TGCTACTACTCAAGGATGTTGTTGCAAATGAGTTGTGGAGAACCGTAGATTCAAATGGTTGGAGAGCATCTTCTGCACCACGCATCTGTTGGCCTC CCCCACCAGCTGAATCTGAGAGCAATGGGTACTTGCGTGTCTGGTGCAACGGCGGCTTGACCCAACAACGCAGTGCA ATATGTAATGCTGTTGTCGTAGCACGAATCATGAATGCTACACTAGTGCTGCCAGAGTTAGACACAAATTCATTTTGGCACGATGAGAG TGGTTTTGTAGATATATATGATGTTCCCCACTTCATCAACACATTGAAATATGATGTTCGAATTGTCATGAGCATTCCAAAAATCACTGCACAAGGAAAGACCAAGAAGCTCAAAGCATATAAG ATTTTACCTCCTAGAGATGCACCCGTTACTTGGTACAGAACAACTGCTTTGGAGAGACTAAGGAAGTATGGTGCAATATATTTAACTCCATTTTCACACCGTTTGGCAGAAAAAATTGATGATCCAGAGTTCCAGAGATTGAGATGCAGGGTGAATTATCACGCACTACGATTTAAGCCAAGTATCATGAAAACAAGTAGTGATATAGCGAATAAGCTCCATTCAGAAGGCCATTTCATGTCAATTCATCTTCGGTTTGAGCTGGATGTGCTTGCATATGCTGG GTGCTTCGACATATTCACACCTGAAGAACAGGAAATCCTGTTGAGGCATCGGAACAAATATTTTCCATTGCTGTTGAGGTATTGGGGCAAATATTTTCCAGGAAACACACCTGACTACAGGGAAAGAAGGCTCATTGGAAAGTGCCCTTTAACTCCAGAAGAG GTAGGTCTTATTCTACGTGCTACGGGATTTGATAACTCAACATGGATTTACCTTGCTCCTGGCAAGCTCTTTGGTGGGAAACACTTCATGAAGCCATTCAAGGCTATGTTTCCACGTCTTAAAAACCATAGTATGATCAGAAGTGGAAAGCTGGAAGAAAATATCCGAGGGCTAGCAGGGTCAGCAGTTGATTACATGGTCTGTCTCCTGTCGGACATTTTTATATATGATGGTCCGAGCAACTTCGCAGACAATCTCATGGGTCATCGTCTATACTATGGTTTCCGAACCACGATCACACCAAACAAGAAGGCCCTTGCTCGGATATTCATGGACAGGGAGGAAGGGCACACATCTGCATTTGAGGAGAGGGTCAGGCAGGTCATGCTCACCCATTTTGGCGCCCCCCACAAGCGCATCCATCCAGAGTCTTTCTACACAAACCCATGGCCAGAGTGCTTCTGCCAGACGAAAGCTAGGAATCATGCTGACCGGTGCCCACACAACAGTGTAAATGATGTCCTTGAAAGTTGGTTCCATAATAAAGAAGATGTAGAAGTGGAAGCTACTAATCAAACTGACTCCACCAGCTAA
- the LOC100191988 gene encoding root hair specific 17 isoform 1 (isoform 1 is encoded by transcript variant 1): protein MNATLVLPELDTNSFWHDESGFVDIYDVPHFINTLKYDVRIVMSIPKITAQGKTKKLKAYKILPPRDAPVTWYRTTALERLRKYGAIYLTPFSHRLAEKIDDPEFQRLRCRVNYHALRFKPSIMKTSSDIANKLHSEGHFMSIHLRFELDVLAYAGCFDIFTPEEQEILLRHRNKYFPLLLRYWGKYFPGNTPDYRERRLIGKCPLTPEEVGLILRATGFDNSTWIYLAPGKLFGGKHFMKPFKAMFPRLKNHSMIRSGKLEENIRGLAGSAVDYMVCLLSDIFIYDGPSNFADNLMGHRLYYGFRTTITPNKKALARIFMDREEGHTSAFEERVRQVMLTHFGAPHKRIHPESFYTNPWPECFCQTKARNHADRCPHNSVNDVLESWFHNKEDVEVEATNQTDSTS from the exons ATGAATGCTACACTAGTGCTGCCAGAGTTAGACACAAATTCATTTTGGCACGATGAGAG TGGTTTTGTAGATATATATGATGTTCCCCACTTCATCAACACATTGAAATATGATGTTCGAATTGTCATGAGCATTCCAAAAATCACTGCACAAGGAAAGACCAAGAAGCTCAAAGCATATAAG ATTTTACCTCCTAGAGATGCACCCGTTACTTGGTACAGAACAACTGCTTTGGAGAGACTAAGGAAGTATGGTGCAATATATTTAACTCCATTTTCACACCGTTTGGCAGAAAAAATTGATGATCCAGAGTTCCAGAGATTGAGATGCAGGGTGAATTATCACGCACTACGATTTAAGCCAAGTATCATGAAAACAAGTAGTGATATAGCGAATAAGCTCCATTCAGAAGGCCATTTCATGTCAATTCATCTTCGGTTTGAGCTGGATGTGCTTGCATATGCTGG GTGCTTCGACATATTCACACCTGAAGAACAGGAAATCCTGTTGAGGCATCGGAACAAATATTTTCCATTGCTGTTGAGGTATTGGGGCAAATATTTTCCAGGAAACACACCTGACTACAGGGAAAGAAGGCTCATTGGAAAGTGCCCTTTAACTCCAGAAGAG GTAGGTCTTATTCTACGTGCTACGGGATTTGATAACTCAACATGGATTTACCTTGCTCCTGGCAAGCTCTTTGGTGGGAAACACTTCATGAAGCCATTCAAGGCTATGTTTCCACGTCTTAAAAACCATAGTATGATCAGAAGTGGAAAGCTGGAAGAAAATATCCGAGGGCTAGCAGGGTCAGCAGTTGATTACATGGTCTGTCTCCTGTCGGACATTTTTATATATGATGGTCCGAGCAACTTCGCAGACAATCTCATGGGTCATCGTCTATACTATGGTTTCCGAACCACGATCACACCAAACAAGAAGGCCCTTGCTCGGATATTCATGGACAGGGAGGAAGGGCACACATCTGCATTTGAGGAGAGGGTCAGGCAGGTCATGCTCACCCATTTTGGCGCCCCCCACAAGCGCATCCATCCAGAGTCTTTCTACACAAACCCATGGCCAGAGTGCTTCTGCCAGACGAAAGCTAGGAATCATGCTGACCGGTGCCCACACAACAGTGTAAATGATGTCCTTGAAAGTTGGTTCCATAATAAAGAAGATGTAGAAGTGGAAGCTACTAATCAAACTGACTCCACCAGCTAA
- the LOC100191988 gene encoding root hair specific 17 isoform 2 (isoform 2 is encoded by transcript variant 2), with protein sequence MHPLLEKIDDPEFQRLRCRVNYHALRFKPSIMKTSSDIANKLHSEGHFMSIHLRFELDVLAYAGCFDIFTPEEQEILLRHRNKYFPLLLRYWGKYFPGNTPDYRERRLIGKCPLTPEEVGLILRATGFDNSTWIYLAPGKLFGGKHFMKPFKAMFPRLKNHSMIRSGKLEENIRGLAGSAVDYMVCLLSDIFIYDGPSNFADNLMGHRLYYGFRTTITPNKKALARIFMDREEGHTSAFEERVRQVMLTHFGAPHKRIHPESFYTNPWPECFCQTKARNHADRCPHNSVNDVLESWFHNKEDVEVEATNQTDSTS encoded by the exons ATGCACCCGTTACTTG AAAAAATTGATGATCCAGAGTTCCAGAGATTGAGATGCAGGGTGAATTATCACGCACTACGATTTAAGCCAAGTATCATGAAAACAAGTAGTGATATAGCGAATAAGCTCCATTCAGAAGGCCATTTCATGTCAATTCATCTTCGGTTTGAGCTGGATGTGCTTGCATATGCTGG GTGCTTCGACATATTCACACCTGAAGAACAGGAAATCCTGTTGAGGCATCGGAACAAATATTTTCCATTGCTGTTGAGGTATTGGGGCAAATATTTTCCAGGAAACACACCTGACTACAGGGAAAGAAGGCTCATTGGAAAGTGCCCTTTAACTCCAGAAGAG GTAGGTCTTATTCTACGTGCTACGGGATTTGATAACTCAACATGGATTTACCTTGCTCCTGGCAAGCTCTTTGGTGGGAAACACTTCATGAAGCCATTCAAGGCTATGTTTCCACGTCTTAAAAACCATAGTATGATCAGAAGTGGAAAGCTGGAAGAAAATATCCGAGGGCTAGCAGGGTCAGCAGTTGATTACATGGTCTGTCTCCTGTCGGACATTTTTATATATGATGGTCCGAGCAACTTCGCAGACAATCTCATGGGTCATCGTCTATACTATGGTTTCCGAACCACGATCACACCAAACAAGAAGGCCCTTGCTCGGATATTCATGGACAGGGAGGAAGGGCACACATCTGCATTTGAGGAGAGGGTCAGGCAGGTCATGCTCACCCATTTTGGCGCCCCCCACAAGCGCATCCATCCAGAGTCTTTCTACACAAACCCATGGCCAGAGTGCTTCTGCCAGACGAAAGCTAGGAATCATGCTGACCGGTGCCCACACAACAGTGTAAATGATGTCCTTGAAAGTTGGTTCCATAATAAAGAAGATGTAGAAGTGGAAGCTACTAATCAAACTGACTCCACCAGCTAA